One segment of Macrotis lagotis isolate mMagLag1 chromosome 1, bilby.v1.9.chrom.fasta, whole genome shotgun sequence DNA contains the following:
- the LOC141488992 gene encoding neuronal acetylcholine receptor subunit alpha-10-like, whose translation MPARRSVVTYGCCSEPYPDVTYTLLLQRRAAAYVANLLLPCILISLLAPLAFHLPADSGEKVSLGVTVLLALTVFQLLLAENMPPAESVPLIGKYYMTTMALVTASTALTILIMNLHYSGPGVRPVPVWAQTFLLGYLARGLCVRERGEPCGASQHPPVPPRPSMHPKPLLGSESGAGPCPEPHCPCHQEALLRHVGTIAVACRSHRAAQRLRGDWKRLARVVDRFFLAVFFAMVLAMSLLVLGHAI comes from the exons ATGCCCGCCCGGCGGAGCGTGGTCACTTACGGCTGCTGCTCCGAGCCTTACCCAGACGTGACCTACACGCTGCTGCTCCAGCGCCGAGCCGCGGCCTACGTGGCCAACCTCCTGCTGCCCTGCATCCTCATCTCGCTGCTGGCCCCGCTCGCCTTCCACCTGCCTGCCGACTCCGGGGAGAAGGTGTCTCTGGGGGTCACGGTCCTCCTGGCCCTCACAGTCTTTCAGCTGCTGCTCGCTGAAAACATGCCCCCGGCGGAGAGCGTGCCCCTCATAG GGAAGTATTACATGACTACCATGGCACTAGTAACAGCATCCACAGCATTGACCATCCTCATCATGAATCTGCACTACAGTGGCCCTGGAGTACGTCCTGTGCCAGTCTGGGCCCAGACATTCCTGTTAGGCTACTTGGCTCGAGGATTGTGTGTCCGGGAGCGAGGAGAACCCTGTGGGGCTTCCCAGCACCCCCCAGTTCCTCCTCGCCCCTCGATGCACCCCAAACCTCTATTGGGATCTGAATCGGGAGCTGGACCATGCCCAGAGCCTCACTGTCCCTGTCACCAAGAAGCCCTGCTCCGTCATGTGGGTACCATCGCTGTAGCCTGCCGGAGCCACCGGGCTGCCCAGCGTCTCAGAGGGGACTGGAAGCGTTTGGCTCGGGTGGTTGATCGATTTTTTCTGGCTGTCTTCTTTGCCATGGTACTTGCCATGAGCCTGCTGGTCCTAGGTCATGCTATTTGA